CTATTCCATTGTTTATTGTGACGGTGGTGATTACCAAACTTTTAATTGACCGTAGTCAGACCAAACACAAAACGCTGTCTTATTTATTTTTATTTGAAGCTATTTTTCTCTTTGCTTTTATGGCTGCTGGGCTTTACTTTGAGCCATTTAAAAATGCCGATTCGATTACGGTTGCAATCACAGGTGGCCTCGGTTTAATTGCTTTAGCGATTCGTAATACATCAAGCAAAACCCTTATTAAAAATATTAGCCCCAGTACCATGATGACAGGCAACACTACCCAGCTTGGGATTGATATTGCTAACTTGCTTAAAAATAATAATGCTGCCAATCGGGCAAGTTTGCTTAAAAGTGCCAGTATTGTAATTGGCTTTGTTATAGGTGCTTTGATGGGGGCGGTACTCTATGTCTATTTTGACTTTTGGAGCGTAGCGCCGTTTATTTTACCCATACTCTATTTTTCTTATTTGGCTTCCCAGCAGAAGTTTAAACAAGCTTAATAAAATATACGGTCAATTTTATTTTCCAAATAAATTCCAATCAAAGCTGAGCCGAAATTGTTCAGGCACAGCTTTACAGGCATAATGTTGAGTGGGGAAATACATTCGATAAAGGAATGCACAATGACAAAATCCGGCCATTATTTAGTGCTTACAATAATGGGACTGCTGAGCGGTTGTCAGGTCATTCATTTAAAAGAAAGTAACTTAAGCAGTGCTTTAAAAAGTAAAAATGAAAGCATTTTGACCGATAATACTCTAAGTCATCAAACCCAAAACTTGCTGTATTTGGTCAAAGAAAGTGAAACGTCTTGTCTGCAAAACTTCAATGTTTGTTTAAATAAAATTCAGGGGTTGTCTGAAAATAGCAGTCGAGAAGAACGTTATGCGGCGCTGAGTGAAATTTATTTGGCAAAAGCTTTAGATGTTGGGCGTAGTAGCCAGTGTAATGTCACTCTTAAAAGTAACAGTTGTGTTGAGCAAGAGCTGGCATTGTTTGATAAAAGCTTGCGCTATAGCTATGTCTATTTGTTTGATTCTGAAGAGTCACCTTTTGATCGGGTATTTGACCATCGACAAAATCAGGTACGTATTTTTTATAACGTCGCCTTGTCGAAGCTCATGACCACGTATTTTAATCATTTAAATACGCTTCATTTCCCACCTTTACTAAAAGCAGATGGGCATGAGTACCATGTCAATTTTGTTCATGCGGTAGATGTACAACACATTGAAGTCGATACCTTTCGCTCTAGCTATAACATGAACTTTTCAGGGTTTAATACCGTCAACCGTAAGGATGGTTTAGGTGCGGAATTTATTGTGGGACGTAAGGAGCATGATGTAAATCATGGTTTTATTTTAGATCCCGACGCTTTTTATGCTCACCAGAGTAATCCCAATATTCATTTACCACGTTTCTTTCCAGTCACGGCTATTGCTTACCCAAAACAAAAGGCCACAGCCGATCAGGTCATTGATGGGGCAGAGTTAGAAATTGCCATGTTTGACCCATACCGACAGGACCGTGTAAAAGTTGAAGGTGTGGACTATCCACTCACTGCTAACTATTCGGCGCCTTATGGGCTATGGTTATCGAAATATAATTTAGGTGCAGCAGGCTATTGGTCTTTAATTAATAAAGAAGCCAATTTGATTATGCCGCATTTATATATGCTGGAACCTTTTAACCCCAATAAAAAAATTATTGTGTTTATTCATGGTTTGGCAAGCAGCCCAGAGGCATGGGTGAGCCTAACCAACGACATTATGGGTGATGCCGAATTAAGACAAAACTACCAAGTTTGGCAGGTGTTTTATTCAACCAATATGCCAATTTTTGAAAGTCGTTTTCAGATTTATTCTTTGCTGAATCAGGCTTTTCAAAA
The window above is part of the Acinetobacter baumannii genome. Proteins encoded here:
- a CDS encoding YoaK family protein, which gives rise to MPETSIQQETQSTWAICRDPVLLTMVGGAIDTIGFIALFGFFTAHVTGNLVLAGAALVKGGAGLWIKLAAIPLFIVTVVITKLLIDRSQTKHKTLSYLFLFEAIFLFAFMAAGLYFEPFKNADSITVAITGGLGLIALAIRNTSSKTLIKNISPSTMMTGNTTQLGIDIANLLKNNNAANRASLLKSASIVIGFVIGALMGAVLYVYFDFWSVAPFILPILYFSYLASQQKFKQA
- a CDS encoding lipase family alpha/beta hydrolase, with the translated sequence MTKSGHYLVLTIMGLLSGCQVIHLKESNLSSALKSKNESILTDNTLSHQTQNLLYLVKESETSCLQNFNVCLNKIQGLSENSSREERYAALSEIYLAKALDVGRSSQCNVTLKSNSCVEQELALFDKSLRYSYVYLFDSEESPFDRVFDHRQNQVRIFYNVALSKLMTTYFNHLNTLHFPPLLKADGHEYHVNFVHAVDVQHIEVDTFRSSYNMNFSGFNTVNRKDGLGAEFIVGRKEHDVNHGFILDPDAFYAHQSNPNIHLPRFFPVTAIAYPKQKATADQVIDGAELEIAMFDPYRQDRVKVEGVDYPLTANYSAPYGLWLSKYNLGAAGYWSLINKEANLIMPHLYMLEPFNPNKKIIVFIHGLASSPEAWVSLTNDIMGDAELRQNYQVWQVFYSTNMPIFESRFQIYSLLNQAFQNVAKDSYAAHDAVLVGHSMGGVISRLLVSDADVSDLAMQKMNEAQLKRLKENQVIRERFQFKDLPYFKRVVFVSAPHHGTDYADRWFTQIARRIIRLPADFFIAVEMRDEKNTKLRKGLIENGASNLSRSSNFMQLTQAIQPSSNVVYHSIMGNINGTTDKTKMSDGIVPYQSSHLGGEQSELIIKGGHSIQTSPEAILELRRILRLHLKQSPPSK